In the Sphingobacterium sp. PCS056 genome, CGCAGGCATAGCACATGTAGGAAAATTAGAAAATTGTACAACAGCAGATTTTGAACGTATCTTCAACGTAAATGTAAAAGGTGCTTACAACGCTTTATTTTCCGTAATCCCAAAAATGAAAGCAAATGGAGGTGGAGCTATTTTGAATTTAGCATCGATTGCTGCTTGGGTAGGTATTAGCGATCGTTTTGCTTATTCAATGAGCAAGGGTGCCATTTTTGCCATGTCACTTTCTGTTGCACGTGATTATATGGCTGATGGAATTCGTTGCAATAGTATTTCTCCTGCCCGTGTGCATACACCATTTGTAGATGGGTTCATTAGTAAAAATTATCCAGGGCAGGAAGCTGAAATTTTTGAAAAATTATCAAAGAGCCAACCGATAGGCCGGATGGCACAACCAGAAGAAATTGCAAAGTTGGCTTTGTTTTTATGTAGCGATGATGCCGGCTTTATCACTGGAAATGATTATCCCATTGATGGTGGTTTTATTAAATTGAATAATTAAGATTAAAATAATGGAGAGGCTTTTGAAGTCAGAGTTTATAATAAAAGTTTAAAGATATGAAATTAATACGTTTTGGAGAGCAAGGGAAAGAGAAGATAGGTGTGCAAATCGATGGTGTAAATTACGATACCTCAGCTTTTGGTGGTGATTATAACGAGTCATTTTTTGAAAATGACGGTTTAGCTGCTTTAGAGGAATTTGTTAAAGCAAATTCAGGTAAATTAATTCCTGTAGCTGATACAGAAAGAATTGGAGCTCCCTTTGCAAGACCTTCAAAAATCGTTTGTATTGGATTAAATTATAAAGATCATGCAGAAGAGACTGGTGCAGCAATACCTGCAGAACCTATCATCTTTATGAAATCGACTACTTCTTTATCAGGTCCTTACGATCAGGTGATGATACCACGGGGTTCTGTAAAAACTGATTGGGAAGTAGAGTTTGGTATTGTGATAGGTAAAAAAGCTTCGTATGTAGATGAATCTGATGGTCTAGATTATATAGCAGGTTATGTGCTTCACAACGATGTTTCGGAACGTGAATATCAATTAGAGCGCGGTGGGACATGGGACAAAGGAAAAGGTTGTGATACATTTGCACCTATGGGACCATATTTGGCTACTAAAGATGAAATTAAGGATATTAATAATGTCAATATCTGGTTGAAAGTTAACGGTCAGATGTATCAAAATGGCAGTACAAAAAATTTAATTTTTTCTGTTCCATTTATTGTGAGTTATGTATCTCAATTTATGACATTATTACCAGGAGACGTAATTTCTACAGGAACACCAGCAGGTGTTGGTCTAGGCTTTAATCCTCCTATATATCTAAAGGCTGGTGACATCATTGAATTGGGGGCTGATGGGTTAGGGGAATCGCGCCAAGAAGTCATCGCTTATTCTCGTCATTAATCTCATTTTTATGCGTATAGATGCTCATCAACATTTTTGGCAATATGACCCCAGTCGTCATAGTTGGATTACGAATAAAATGCAGGTTTTAAAAAAGGATTTTCTTCCATTAGATCTAAAATTTATTTTAGAAAAAAATGAATTTGACGGTTGTATTGCTGTACAAGCAGATCAATCCGATCAAGAAACTAAGTTTTTAGTACAACAAGCAAAACAATATCCATTTATTAAAGGTGTGATTGGTTGGGTGGACTTACGTGCGGGTAATATTGATGAGCGATTGCATCAATATAAAGATGAATCACTTATTAAGGGTTTTAGACACGTTGTGGAAGGAGAAGAGGATCCCGACTTTCTAATACGGGATCATTTTCTTAAAGGCATTGAATTTTTATCAAAGTATGGTTATACTTATGATCTATTAATCAGACCTCGTCATTATGATGCTGCTTTAAGATGTGTTCAAAGTAATCCAGATCAAGTATTTATTTTGGATCATATCGCTAAACCTCCAATAAAATCACGCGAATTTGAAGAGTGGGCATTATTCATTGAAGAGTTAGCTGCTTTTTCAAATGTGAGTTGTAAAGTTTCAGGTTTGGCGACTGAGGCCGATTGGTCAAGTTGGCGTTTGGATGACTTTAGCCAATATTTAGGTCATGTATTTGATACTTTTGGTAAGCATCGTATTATGTTTGGTTCAGATTGGCCGGTATGCTTATTAGCTGCTTCTTATGAAGAAAGTGTTGCCATTGTGGAATCTAAATTAGAAGCATTTACTACAGTTGAAAAAGAAGCGTTTTGGGGAATGAACGCATTTACAATTTATAATTTATAATATGAATCTAAATCTAAAAGATAAAGTTATCATAGTTACAGGAGGAGCAAAGGGGATTGGTAAGGCAATTGTTTTGGGTCTAGCTCAAGAAGGTGCTATCCCTGTGATTGTTGGCCGTCGACAAGTGGACAATAATCTGGTTAAACAAGAAGTAGAGGCTCTTGGTCAGCAGGCATATGCGGTGCAAGCTGAACTCTCTGATCCAAAAGATTGTGAAATTGCAGTTGCAGAAACACTTAATCGTTTTGGCCGCATTGATGGTTTGGTCAATAATGCAGGTGTGAATGATGGGGTAGGTTTGGCATCTGGAAATTACGAGAAATTTGTTTCCTCTTTACATAAAAATCTTATTCATTATTATTTAATGGCTCATCATGCTTTGGATGCTTTGATCGTATCTAAAGGAAGTATTGTCAATATTACTTCAAAGACTGCTGAGACAGGTCAAGGAAATACATCTGCATATGCCGCTTCTAATGGAGGTCGGAATGCATTAACGCGAGAATGGGCAGTCGAACTGCTTCCATATCAAATTCGTGTCAATGCCGTAGTGGTTGCAGAATGTGCTACACCACAATATGATACATGGATACAAACGTTAGACAATCCTGTAGAGACTTTAAAGAAAATTACTGATCGTATACCTTTGGAGCACAGAATGACTACCGCAGAAGAAATTGCGCATACTGCATTATTTCTTTTGTCTGATAAATCAAGTCATACGACAGGGCAATTGATACATGTAGATGGTGGTTATGTCCATCTTGATCGATCAATTATAGCCGAAAAATAAGAAAATAATAACAAAGGGCTTTTAATAATTATTAAAAGCCCTTTTCTATTGTGTTATTCAGGATTAACCTAATTTACCTACTTCTTGAACCAAGTCAACAATTTTGTTTGAATAACCCCACTCATTGTCATACCAAGATACAACTTTCACAAAGTGATCATTCAATGAAATTCCAGCTTTAGCATCAAAGATAGATGTACGTGCATCACCTAAGAAGTCAGATGAAACAACTTCATCTTCAGTATAACCTAAGATACCTTTTAATTCACCTTCTGAAGCTTCTTTCATAGCAGCTTTAATATCTTCATAAGAGGCAGCTTTTTCTAAACGTACTGTTAAATCAACAACAGAAACGTCTGCAGTAGGAACACGTAAAGACATACCTGTTAATTTACCTTTTAATTCAGGTAAAACCAAACCTACTGCTTTAGCAGCACCTGTAGATGAAGGGATGATGTTTTGGTAAGCACCACGTCCACCTCTCCAGTCTTTTGCTGATGGACCGTCAACTGTTTTTTGAGTTGCAGTTACAGCATGTACAGTTGTCATTAGACCTTCTACAATTCCAAATTTGTCATTTAACACTTTAGCAACTGGTGCTAAACAGTTTGTAGTACAAGAAGCATTAGAAACGATGTGTTGGTCTGCTTTTAATTCTTTATGGTTAACGCCCATTACAAAAGTAGGTGTATCATCTTTTGCAGGAGCTGACATAACTACTTTTTTAGCACCAGCATCAATGTGTTTTTGAGCTAATTCTTGTGTTAAGAAGAAACCAGTTGATTCGATAATAACTTCTGCACCAACTTCATTCCACTTTAAGTTTGCTGGATCTTTTTCTGCAGTAACACGAATTGTTTTTCCGTTAACAACTAAGTTTCCGTTAACAACTTCTACAGTACCATCAAATTTACCATGTGTTGAATCGTATTTCAACATATACGCCATATAATCTGGCTCGACTAAGTCATTGATACCAACAACTTCAACATCTGGACGATTTAC is a window encoding:
- a CDS encoding amidohydrolase family protein, translating into MRIDAHQHFWQYDPSRHSWITNKMQVLKKDFLPLDLKFILEKNEFDGCIAVQADQSDQETKFLVQQAKQYPFIKGVIGWVDLRAGNIDERLHQYKDESLIKGFRHVVEGEEDPDFLIRDHFLKGIEFLSKYGYTYDLLIRPRHYDAALRCVQSNPDQVFILDHIAKPPIKSREFEEWALFIEELAAFSNVSCKVSGLATEADWSSWRLDDFSQYLGHVFDTFGKHRIMFGSDWPVCLLAASYEESVAIVESKLEAFTTVEKEAFWGMNAFTIYNL
- the gap gene encoding type I glyceraldehyde-3-phosphate dehydrogenase — its product is MKIGINGFGRIGRLAFRAAVNRPDVEVVGINDLVEPDYMAYMLKYDSTHGKFDGTVEVVNGNLVVNGKTIRVTAEKDPANLKWNEVGAEVIIESTGFFLTQELAQKHIDAGAKKVVMSAPAKDDTPTFVMGVNHKELKADQHIVSNASCTTNCLAPVAKVLNDKFGIVEGLMTTVHAVTATQKTVDGPSAKDWRGGRGAYQNIIPSSTGAAKAVGLVLPELKGKLTGMSLRVPTADVSVVDLTVRLEKAASYEDIKAAMKEASEGELKGILGYTEDEVVSSDFLGDARTSIFDAKAGISLNDHFVKVVSWYDNEWGYSNKIVDLVQEVGKLG
- a CDS encoding SDR family oxidoreductase: MNLNLKDKVIIVTGGAKGIGKAIVLGLAQEGAIPVIVGRRQVDNNLVKQEVEALGQQAYAVQAELSDPKDCEIAVAETLNRFGRIDGLVNNAGVNDGVGLASGNYEKFVSSLHKNLIHYYLMAHHALDALIVSKGSIVNITSKTAETGQGNTSAYAASNGGRNALTREWAVELLPYQIRVNAVVVAECATPQYDTWIQTLDNPVETLKKITDRIPLEHRMTTAEEIAHTALFLLSDKSSHTTGQLIHVDGGYVHLDRSIIAEK
- a CDS encoding SDR family NAD(P)-dependent oxidoreductase translates to MSKLKNKVAIITGGGSGIGRAISLLFAAEGATVHILDLNVEGAQEVVTEILSGGGQGFVHSCNVSIQEDVLAIVDSIGKIDILVNNAGIAHVGKLENCTTADFERIFNVNVKGAYNALFSVIPKMKANGGGAILNLASIAAWVGISDRFAYSMSKGAIFAMSLSVARDYMADGIRCNSISPARVHTPFVDGFISKNYPGQEAEIFEKLSKSQPIGRMAQPEEIAKLALFLCSDDAGFITGNDYPIDGGFIKLNN
- a CDS encoding fumarylacetoacetate hydrolase family protein, with product MKLIRFGEQGKEKIGVQIDGVNYDTSAFGGDYNESFFENDGLAALEEFVKANSGKLIPVADTERIGAPFARPSKIVCIGLNYKDHAEETGAAIPAEPIIFMKSTTSLSGPYDQVMIPRGSVKTDWEVEFGIVIGKKASYVDESDGLDYIAGYVLHNDVSEREYQLERGGTWDKGKGCDTFAPMGPYLATKDEIKDINNVNIWLKVNGQMYQNGSTKNLIFSVPFIVSYVSQFMTLLPGDVISTGTPAGVGLGFNPPIYLKAGDIIELGADGLGESRQEVIAYSRH